The following coding sequences are from one Microbulbifer sp. TB1203 window:
- a CDS encoding cation diffusion facilitator family transporter translates to MHDHVHHRRGSGHLRPLVWGLVITFAFAMVEAVGGWLSGSLALLGDAGHMATDSLALALGAVAALLARKPADRELSFGWGRAEVLAAIVNAVFMLLIIAGITYAAINRLRDPQPVQGDTVMVIAAIGLLVNVLVAWTLHRGEQTLNIRGALLHVMGDLLGSVAALAAGAVIYFTGWTPIDPLLSLLICILILISSLRLLRDAVDVLMERVPRELSLPVVGETMAAVEGVRSVHDLHIWRLDSSTISLSAHIVVDDLQAWPGVLERLREALIKRFAIEHITLQPEPIQLMVIS, encoded by the coding sequence GTGCACGACCACGTCCACCATCGCCGCGGCAGCGGCCACCTGCGCCCGCTGGTCTGGGGCCTGGTAATCACCTTTGCCTTCGCCATGGTCGAGGCGGTGGGGGGCTGGCTGTCCGGTTCCCTGGCGCTGCTCGGCGACGCGGGACATATGGCCACCGACTCCCTGGCACTGGCGCTGGGCGCGGTGGCCGCGCTGCTGGCGCGGAAGCCGGCAGACCGGGAGCTGTCTTTCGGTTGGGGGCGCGCCGAGGTGCTGGCGGCGATCGTCAATGCGGTGTTTATGCTATTGATTATCGCCGGTATCACCTACGCGGCGATAAACCGCCTGCGCGATCCGCAGCCGGTGCAGGGCGACACAGTGATGGTGATTGCTGCCATCGGCCTGCTGGTGAATGTGCTGGTGGCTTGGACACTGCATCGCGGTGAGCAGACGCTGAATATCCGCGGCGCACTGCTGCATGTGATGGGCGATCTGCTGGGCTCGGTGGCCGCGCTGGCCGCCGGTGCGGTGATCTATTTTACCGGCTGGACGCCGATAGACCCGCTGCTGTCACTGCTGATCTGCATTCTGATCCTGATTTCCAGCCTGCGCCTGCTGCGCGACGCGGTGGATGTGCTGATGGAGCGGGTGCCGCGGGAGCTGAGCCTGCCGGTGGTGGGCGAGACCATGGCGGCGGTGGAGGGTGTGCGCTCGGTGCACGACCTGCATATCTGGCGTTTAGACAGCAGCACCATTTCGCTCTCCGCGCATATCGTGGTGGACGACCTGCAGGCCTGGCCCGGGGTGCTGGAGCGGCTGCGGGAGGCTCTGATCAAACGCTTCGCGATTGAACATATCACTCTGCAGCCGGAACCCATTCAATTGATGGTGATCAGTTAG
- a CDS encoding tetratricopeptide repeat protein, whose translation MPPAIPARLSRPLSHKSLLAAAVCALLGACAQQPAREETLPEPQPQPVAPAEEKADARPFPIETFYTLLVAEVAGNREQYDVALANYYYQAERTKDPGVAARATHIARFLNARRAALRSAQLWVELEPEEVEAQLAATAELALAGELDTALAHAEKALDLGGDAPLQSLAAAAVADEKVEEQTLAEFRRLAEKYPQNGEAALAHAMMLRAQEQYPQALSIVHRVQEQHPEMLDAPLLETHLLVDQNRREEALQLLENLVRTYPQESRLRLQYARLLIRKDLDLAQQQFAELVAQRPYDGNMILSLALIRFETDNLTQAKPLFERLLKLDQHQSAAHFYLGSIAEREKDVDGAIAHYRAVEPGGDYVEAITRGTQLLAAAGLAGNNRDWFAELRRRHPEQAEHFYLLEAELLNKHERHQQALELLDKALEQHRESGRLIYAHALTSSHLGNSAAYESGLRKLLERDPDNATLLNALGYKLTEDDTRLDEAQQLIARALQLRPEDPAIIDSMGWVQYRLGNHSEAVKYLREAMEKLPDHEIAAHLGEVLWVQGDREQAVQVWQRGLEINPQSKVIPAAMKRLRDKGGVEQHVSES comes from the coding sequence ATGCCTCCAGCAATCCCGGCCCGCCTCTCCCGCCCGCTTTCCCACAAGTCGCTACTCGCCGCGGCCGTCTGCGCGCTGCTCGGCGCCTGCGCCCAGCAACCTGCCCGGGAAGAGACTCTCCCGGAGCCGCAGCCCCAGCCCGTGGCGCCCGCAGAGGAGAAAGCCGACGCCCGCCCCTTCCCCATCGAGACCTTCTACACCCTGCTGGTGGCGGAGGTGGCCGGCAACCGCGAGCAGTATGACGTGGCCCTGGCCAACTACTACTACCAGGCCGAGCGCACCAAGGACCCCGGGGTGGCAGCCCGGGCCACCCATATAGCGCGCTTCCTCAACGCCCGTCGCGCAGCGCTGCGCTCGGCGCAGCTGTGGGTGGAACTGGAGCCGGAAGAGGTAGAAGCGCAGCTGGCCGCCACCGCCGAACTCGCCCTGGCGGGGGAGCTGGACACAGCGCTGGCCCACGCGGAAAAAGCCCTGGACCTGGGCGGCGACGCCCCGCTGCAATCCCTCGCCGCCGCCGCGGTGGCGGATGAAAAAGTGGAAGAGCAGACCCTGGCGGAATTTCGCCGGCTGGCGGAGAAGTATCCGCAAAACGGCGAGGCGGCCCTGGCCCACGCGATGATGCTGCGCGCCCAGGAGCAATACCCACAGGCCCTGTCCATCGTCCACCGGGTGCAGGAACAGCACCCGGAAATGCTCGATGCGCCGCTGCTGGAAACCCACCTGCTGGTGGACCAGAACCGGCGCGAAGAGGCCCTGCAACTGCTGGAAAACCTGGTGCGCACCTACCCCCAGGAGAGCCGCCTGCGCCTGCAGTATGCGCGCCTGCTGATCCGCAAGGACCTGGACCTGGCGCAACAGCAGTTCGCCGAACTGGTGGCCCAGCGCCCCTACGACGGCAACATGATCCTGTCGCTGGCGCTGATCCGCTTTGAAACCGACAACCTTACCCAGGCCAAACCCCTGTTCGAGCGCCTGCTCAAGCTGGATCAGCACCAGTCCGCGGCGCACTTCTACCTGGGCAGCATCGCCGAGCGGGAAAAGGATGTCGACGGCGCTATCGCCCACTACCGCGCAGTGGAGCCCGGCGGCGATTATGTGGAGGCGATTACCCGCGGCACCCAGTTGCTGGCCGCCGCCGGCCTGGCGGGGAACAACCGCGACTGGTTTGCCGAACTGCGCCGGCGGCACCCGGAGCAGGCGGAACACTTTTACCTGCTGGAGGCGGAACTGCTGAACAAGCACGAGCGTCACCAGCAGGCCCTGGAACTGCTCGACAAGGCCCTGGAGCAGCATCGGGAGAGCGGCCGCCTGATCTACGCCCACGCCCTCACCAGCAGCCACCTGGGAAATTCCGCCGCCTACGAGAGCGGCCTGCGCAAACTGCTGGAACGCGATCCGGACAACGCCACTCTGCTCAACGCCCTGGGTTACAAACTGACCGAGGACGACACGCGCCTCGACGAGGCGCAGCAGTTGATCGCCCGGGCACTGCAACTGCGCCCGGAGGATCCGGCTATTATCGACAGCATGGGCTGGGTACAGTACCGTCTGGGCAATCACAGCGAAGCGGTAAAGTATCTGCGGGAAGCCATGGAAAAACTGCCAGACCACGAAATCGCCGCGCATCTGGGCGAAGTACTCTGGGTGCAGGGCGATCGCGAACAAGCTGTGCAGGTCTGGCAGCGCGGCCTGGAAATCAATCCGCAGAGCAAAGTCATCCCGGCGGCCATGAAGCGGCTGCGCGACAAAGGGGGAGTGGAGCAGCATGTTTCTGAATCTTGA
- the lolB gene encoding lipoprotein insertase outer membrane protein LolB, with product MFLNLEKTGLWKIAAPSERRALQRLFLGWVALALAACAGQQSQPQPRPPIAAESPAAQLQHWTINGKLGVRSPGENGSANLQWWQRTAQNYRIHLSGPLGAGTTVITGTPAGVTLQKGGEVPLQAATPAELTAEILGWPLPVAEMYYWVRGMAAPGAPVEGQQKSGQGQLQSLQQAGWNLNFSGYQNVGAYVLPTRIVAETRQAAGPVKVTLVIKEWLPQN from the coding sequence ATGTTTCTGAATCTTGAAAAAACGGGTCTCTGGAAAATCGCGGCACCCAGTGAACGCAGGGCGCTGCAGCGCCTGTTTCTCGGCTGGGTCGCCCTGGCACTCGCCGCCTGTGCCGGCCAGCAGTCGCAACCGCAGCCGCGGCCCCCGATTGCGGCGGAATCGCCGGCGGCACAGCTCCAGCACTGGACCATCAACGGCAAACTGGGTGTGCGCTCGCCGGGGGAGAACGGCAGCGCCAATCTGCAGTGGTGGCAGCGCACCGCACAAAACTACCGCATCCATCTCAGTGGCCCGCTGGGCGCCGGCACCACGGTGATTACCGGCACGCCCGCCGGCGTGACCCTGCAAAAAGGCGGCGAGGTGCCGCTGCAGGCCGCCACCCCGGCGGAGCTCACCGCAGAGATTCTCGGCTGGCCGTTACCGGTGGCGGAAATGTACTACTGGGTGCGCGGCATGGCCGCGCCCGGTGCGCCGGTGGAGGGCCAGCAAAAGAGCGGCCAGGGGCAACTGCAAAGCCTGCAGCAGGCCGGCTGGAACCTGAACTTCAGCGGCTACCAGAACGTCGGGGCCTACGTCTTACCCACCCGCATAGTGGCGGAAACCCGCCAGGCGGCGGGGCCTGTCAAAGTGACGCTGGTGATCAAGGAGTGGTTGCCGCAAAATTAG
- the prfA gene encoding peptide chain release factor 1 produces MKDSVMNKLENLVERHEEVSALLGDADIIGDQDKFRDLSREYSELEEVVKCYGRYKRLQDDMAAAREMLGESDAEMREMAQEELREAETQLEPLERELQTLLLPKDPNDRKNVFLEVRAGTGGDEAAIFSGDLFRMYSRYAEKQGWRIEIISENPGEHGGYKEIITRVAGEDVYAKLKFESGAHRVQRVPETESQGRIHTSACTVAVMPEPDERDAVEINKADLRVDTYRASGAGGQHVNKTDSAVRLTHLPTGIVVECQDERSQHKNRAKAMALLQARLQSEQESAAAQEISDARRNLVGSGDRSERIRTYNFPQGRVTDHRIGLTLYKLDEIMQGALDEVIEPLRTEHQADQLAALGQ; encoded by the coding sequence ATGAAAGATTCGGTAATGAACAAGCTGGAAAACCTGGTGGAACGTCACGAGGAGGTGTCCGCGCTGCTCGGGGATGCGGACATTATCGGCGACCAGGACAAATTCCGCGATCTGTCCCGCGAGTATTCCGAGTTGGAAGAGGTGGTGAAGTGCTACGGCCGCTACAAGCGGCTGCAGGACGACATGGCCGCGGCGCGGGAGATGTTGGGTGAGAGCGATGCAGAGATGCGCGAGATGGCGCAGGAGGAGCTGCGCGAAGCGGAGACGCAACTGGAGCCGCTGGAGCGGGAGCTGCAGACGCTTCTGCTGCCGAAAGACCCCAACGACCGCAAGAACGTCTTCCTGGAAGTCCGCGCCGGCACCGGCGGTGACGAGGCGGCGATTTTTTCCGGCGACCTGTTCCGCATGTATTCCCGCTACGCGGAAAAACAGGGTTGGCGCATCGAGATCATCAGCGAAAACCCCGGTGAACACGGCGGCTATAAGGAAATCATCACCCGGGTGGCCGGCGAGGATGTCTACGCAAAACTGAAATTCGAGTCCGGCGCCCACCGGGTGCAGCGGGTGCCGGAAACCGAATCCCAGGGCCGCATCCACACCTCCGCCTGCACGGTGGCGGTGATGCCGGAACCGGACGAGCGCGACGCGGTTGAGATCAACAAGGCGGACCTGCGCGTGGACACCTACCGCGCCTCCGGCGCCGGCGGCCAGCACGTGAACAAGACCGACTCCGCGGTGCGCCTCACTCACCTGCCCACCGGCATCGTGGTGGAGTGCCAGGACGAGCGCTCCCAGCACAAGAACCGCGCCAAGGCCATGGCGCTGCTGCAGGCCAGGCTGCAGAGCGAGCAGGAGTCCGCCGCCGCGCAGGAGATTTCCGATGCGCGCCGCAACCTGGTGGGCAGCGGCGACCGCTCCGAGCGTATCCGCACCTACAACTTCCCCCAGGGCCGGGTCACCGATCACCGCATCGGTCTCACCCTGTACAAGCTGGACGAAATCATGCAGGGCGCGCTGGACGAAGTGATCGAGCCACTGCGCACCGAGCACCAGGCGGATCAGCTGGCCGCCCTCGGGCAGTGA
- the prmC gene encoding peptide chain release factor N(5)-glutamine methyltransferase, protein MSTVKQNLARSAGLADSDTARLDTEILLGHVLGRPRTWLYTWPEYELSEAEQTEFDALFERRKNGEPVAHLTGTREFWSLPLKVDASTLIPRPETELLVETALELCPQETLRALDLGTGTGAIALALASEKPGWRIVAAEKSAEAVALAEKNRRALKLDKVQILQSDWFAQIPPQQFDLILSNPPYIDAADPHLEEGDVRFEPRSALVAAREGLADIEWIAQKSIEYLQPGGWLIVEHGWQQAEAVRKIFAAAGLNNIESRKDYSGWERLTLGRK, encoded by the coding sequence ATGAGCACAGTCAAACAAAACCTCGCCCGCAGCGCCGGACTCGCCGACAGCGACACCGCCCGCCTGGATACCGAAATTCTGCTCGGCCATGTCCTCGGCCGCCCACGCACCTGGCTCTACACCTGGCCGGAATACGAGTTGAGTGAAGCCGAGCAGACAGAGTTCGATGCGCTGTTCGAGCGCCGCAAAAACGGCGAACCGGTGGCCCACCTCACCGGCACGCGGGAATTCTGGTCGCTGCCGCTCAAGGTCGACGCCTCCACCCTGATCCCCCGCCCGGAAACCGAACTGCTGGTGGAAACCGCGCTGGAGCTCTGTCCGCAGGAAACCCTGCGTGCGCTGGACCTGGGTACGGGCACCGGTGCCATCGCCCTGGCGCTGGCTTCGGAAAAACCCGGCTGGCGGATAGTCGCTGCGGAAAAATCCGCGGAGGCAGTGGCGCTGGCGGAGAAGAACCGCCGCGCTCTCAAACTCGACAAGGTGCAGATTCTGCAGAGTGACTGGTTTGCGCAGATACCGCCGCAGCAATTCGACCTGATTCTCAGCAACCCGCCCTATATCGACGCCGCCGATCCGCACCTGGAGGAGGGTGATGTGCGTTTCGAGCCCCGCTCGGCGCTGGTAGCCGCGCGCGAGGGGCTGGCGGACATCGAATGGATTGCGCAGAAAAGTATCGAATACCTGCAGCCCGGTGGCTGGCTGATCGTCGAGCACGGTTGGCAGCAGGCCGAGGCAGTGCGCAAAATATTTGCCGCTGCCGGTTTAAATAATATCGAGAGCCGCAAAGACTACTCCGGCTGGGAACGGCTGACGCTGGGCCGGAAATAA
- the hemA gene encoding glutamyl-tRNA reductase → MPILALGINHDSAPIEVRERVAFAPEVMPGALADARKALGCAELAILSTCNRTEIYGEVSEERLLEWLADYHQVPREQLVASHYSYRGEDAVRHMMQVACGLDSLVLGEPQILGQIKSAYAVARESGSVGSLLHSVFQQVFAVAKKVRTETAIGENPVSVAYAAVSLASRIFTDLGQQTALLIGAGETIELVARHLLDQGVARLIVANRTLNRAEQLADNFGAEAILLADIPEHLSRADIVISSTASQLPILGKGAVESALRLRRHRPVFMVDIAVPRDIEPQVGQLDDVYLYTVDDLRGVIDEGKRSREKAAEAAHTIVDAAASAFMREHRALGAVDTIRNYRQRAQQIGDTELEKVLLQLDKGEDPRRLLEQLARSLTNKLIHAPTVNLRRATAEGDLQRLRLAREIVGLDPFAETEAESKKDE, encoded by the coding sequence ATGCCAATCCTCGCCCTGGGTATCAACCACGACAGCGCCCCGATCGAGGTGCGCGAGCGGGTGGCCTTTGCCCCGGAGGTGATGCCCGGCGCCCTGGCGGATGCGCGCAAAGCCCTGGGCTGTGCGGAACTGGCGATACTCTCCACCTGCAACCGCACCGAGATTTACGGCGAGGTGTCGGAAGAGCGGCTGCTGGAGTGGCTGGCGGACTATCACCAGGTACCCCGGGAGCAACTGGTTGCCAGCCATTACAGCTACCGCGGTGAGGATGCGGTGCGCCATATGATGCAGGTGGCCTGTGGCCTCGATTCCCTGGTGCTGGGCGAGCCGCAAATCCTGGGCCAGATCAAGTCCGCCTACGCGGTTGCGCGCGAGAGCGGCAGCGTCGGCAGCCTGCTGCACAGTGTCTTCCAGCAGGTATTCGCGGTGGCCAAGAAGGTGCGCACCGAGACCGCCATCGGCGAGAACCCGGTTTCCGTGGCCTACGCCGCGGTATCCCTGGCGTCGCGCATCTTCACCGACCTGGGGCAGCAGACGGCGCTGCTGATCGGCGCCGGGGAGACCATCGAACTGGTGGCGCGGCACCTGCTGGACCAGGGGGTTGCGCGGCTGATCGTCGCCAACCGCACCCTGAACCGCGCGGAACAGCTGGCGGATAATTTCGGCGCAGAGGCCATATTGTTGGCGGATATCCCCGAGCACCTGTCGCGGGCGGATATCGTGATCAGCTCCACCGCCAGCCAGCTGCCGATCCTCGGCAAGGGCGCGGTGGAATCGGCCCTCAGGCTGCGCCGCCACCGGCCCGTGTTTATGGTGGATATCGCCGTGCCCCGGGATATCGAACCCCAGGTGGGCCAGTTGGACGACGTCTACCTCTATACCGTCGACGACCTGCGCGGGGTGATCGACGAGGGCAAGCGCTCGCGGGAAAAGGCCGCCGAGGCCGCCCACACCATTGTCGATGCCGCAGCCAGTGCGTTTATGCGCGAACACCGCGCCCTGGGTGCGGTGGACACCATCCGCAATTACCGCCAGCGCGCGCAGCAGATCGGCGACACGGAGCTGGAAAAAGTGTTGCTGCAGCTGGACAAGGGCGAGGACCCGCGGCGGCTGCTGGAGCAGTTGGCCCGCTCCCTCACCAACAAACTGATTCACGCCCCCACGGTCAATCTCAGGCGGGCCACCGCCGAAGGGGACCTGCAGCGGCTGCGCCTGGCGCGGGAAATCGTCGGCCTGGACCCCTTCGCGGAAACAGAAGCAGAGAGTAAAAAAGACGAATGA
- the ispE gene encoding 4-(cytidine 5'-diphospho)-2-C-methyl-D-erythritol kinase, with the protein MPDLQLPAPAKLNLFLRILGRREDGYHRLQTLFQLLDFGDQLDFELRADSEISVDAGSLQIPLRENLIYRAAHLLQQKTGCTGGAHIRLHKNLPQGGGIGGGSSDAATTLLGLNQLWQCHLTLDELAQLGRQLGADVPVFVRGRTAWAEGIGEVLTPVVTETRHYLVLVPDCQVSTAAVFGDPRLTRDSAPITLAHLRDRWLDSEWLEEYSGNDCQPLVESLYPAVRAAREWLQQFARAHLTGTGACVFAAFDSAQTAESILAKAPTGWRGFVAAGVQKSPAHRQLKAVSKITGA; encoded by the coding sequence ATGCCCGACCTGCAACTGCCGGCACCGGCCAAGCTGAACCTGTTCCTGCGTATCCTCGGCCGTCGCGAAGACGGCTACCACCGGTTACAGACCCTGTTTCAACTGCTCGATTTCGGCGACCAGCTGGACTTCGAGCTGCGCGCCGACAGCGAAATCAGTGTCGATGCAGGCAGCCTGCAAATCCCGCTGCGGGAGAACCTGATCTATCGCGCCGCGCATTTGCTGCAACAAAAAACCGGCTGCACCGGCGGTGCACATATCCGCCTGCACAAAAACCTGCCCCAGGGCGGCGGCATCGGCGGTGGCAGCAGCGACGCCGCCACCACACTGCTGGGGCTCAACCAACTGTGGCAATGCCACCTCACCCTCGACGAGCTCGCGCAACTGGGCCGGCAGCTCGGTGCGGATGTGCCGGTATTCGTACGCGGCCGCACCGCCTGGGCGGAGGGCATCGGCGAAGTGTTGACTCCAGTGGTTACCGAGACCCGGCACTACCTGGTGCTGGTGCCGGACTGCCAGGTGAGCACCGCGGCGGTGTTCGGCGATCCGCGTTTGACAAGAGATTCTGCCCCAATTACATTAGCGCACCTTCGCGACAGGTGGTTGGACAGCGAATGGCTGGAAGAGTATTCCGGCAACGATTGCCAGCCCCTGGTCGAGAGCCTCTATCCAGCGGTACGCGCGGCCAGAGAATGGCTGCAACAGTTTGCCAGAGCGCATCTGACCGGTACCGGGGCCTGCGTTTTCGCGGCTTTCGATTCGGCGCAAACGGCGGAAAGCATTCTCGCCAAAGCGCCGACCGGATGGCGGGGCTTTGTCGCCGCGGGGGTACAGAAATCCCCCGCGCACCGACAACTGAAAGCTGTTTCAAAAATTACTGGGGCGTAG